A single genomic interval of Zingiber officinale cultivar Zhangliang chromosome 4A, Zo_v1.1, whole genome shotgun sequence harbors:
- the LOC121971897 gene encoding uncharacterized protein LOC121971897 isoform X1, whose translation MDSVPVNWDALDSLVIDFAKSERLLFPDDPASPPLSPCSSSASSSYRSRRLIRQIRRCIEAGEVDAAVDLLRLHVPALLDDRRILFWLQKQKFIELLRSGTARDRDSAIQCLRVDLAPRALDAYPEAYEEFKHLLLALIFDKDDQSSPVAYEWSERRRSDLAGLLSSILRAHLHAYDPIFSLTLRYLIGIHKVFCCRQGVSSPILDLTERLLLEDRDPHVTPQDTVYEAPPFDEVDIQAIAHAVELTRQGAIDSLRMAKGDLFHAFQNELCRMKLDLSILDKLVHEYCIYRGIVDGVSHSPPASDQENNSSRDCSSSNIECTSSKFSDGETSVDNADAEGVPESHADSTSICEIRFAFEVVDNNENCSTSDVTHQDTSCRRSWSSRNYATGQKRRKKWRGRVEEQEYSPSSSSLPGIPTQEISHGPIGYLEDTVQDDRVPKHLSESMKNVENKYDIILEMRELTYKGMTAKVVREINAIDPDFFIQNPNLLFQLKQFEFLSLVNSGDQEKALTVARTHLAPLASKNEDLLKPLKETLACLLKPCEDVLTKAVPLSILATSLQVAMGWKLGIQEPQLMKIVRATLHTHSEWFKLQMCKDRFEQFLKIDQLKEIEHRFLSHSAAKASTDDTNGSSQMSIYSNSKIQEDGSSPQVSPGENVCDENAILKVMEFLALPRADAIHLLMQYNGNADTVIQHIFS comes from the exons ATGGATTCCGTGCCGGTGAATTGGGACGCGCTCGACTCCCTCGTCATCGATTTCGCCAAATCCGAGCGCCTCCTCTTCCCCGATGACCCCGCCTCGCCGCCCCTCTCCCCTTGCTCATCCTCCGCTTCCTCGTCCTACCGCTCCCGTCGCCTAATCCGCCAGATCCGCCGTTGCATCGAGGCTGGCGAAGTCGACGCTGCCGTCGACCTGCTTCGCCTCCACGTCCCCGCGCTCCTTGACGATCGCCGGATCCTTTTCTGGTTGCAGAAACAG aaatttatagaGCTTTTGAGGAGTGGGACGGCGAGAGACCGTGATTCGGCTATCCAGTGTCTTCGCGTTGATCTCGCTCCTCGTGCCCTCGATGCGTACCCT GAAGCttatgaggagttcaaacatttgctTTTGGCATTAATATTTGACAAGGATGACCAAAGTTCTCCTGTGGCCTATGAG TGGTCTGAAAGAAGGCGATCGGATCTTGCTGGCCTCCTGTCTTCCATATTAAGAGCTCATTTGCACGCCTATGATCCAATTTTTTCTTTGACGTTAAGATACCTAATAGG GATCCATAAAGTGTTTTGCTGCCGTCAAGGTGTTTCATCTCCTATATTGGATCTAACGGAAAGATTATTGCTTGAGGACAGGGATCCTCATGTGACACCACAGGATACTGTGTATGAGGCACCTCCTTTTGATGAA GTTGATATTCAAGCCATAGCACATGCTGTGGAGTTGACAAGACAAGGAGCCATTGATAGCTTAAGAATGGCAAAAGGAGATCTGTTTCATGCATTTCAG AATGAACTATGCCGAATGAAActggatctttcaattcttgacAAGCTTGTTCATGAGTATTGTATTTATAGGGGCATTGTTGATGGTGTGTCTCATTCTCCACCAG CATCAGATCAAGAAAACAACTCATCAAGAGATTGCTCTTCGTCAAACATAGAATGCACTAGCAGTAAATTCTCTGATGGTGAAACTTCTGTGGATAATGCTGATGCTGAAGGTGTTCCAGAATCTCATGCTGATTCAACAAGCAtctgtgaaataagatttgcattTGAAGTGGTTGACAATAATGAAAATTGCAGCACCAGTGATGTTACTCATCAAGATACTTCTTGTAGAAGATCTTGGAGTAGCAGAAACTATGCGACAGGACAAAAGAGACGGAAAAAATGGAGAGGACGTGTCGAAGAACAAGAGTATTCCCCATCATCCTCTTCTCTGCCTGGGATTCCTACTCAAGAAATTTCTCATGGGCCAATTGGTTATTTGGAGGATACCGTCCAAGACGATCGA GTACCAAAACATTTATCTGAAAGCATGAAAAATGTAGAGaataaatatgatataattttagagATGAGGGAGCTGACTTACAAGGGGATGACTGCAAAAGTTGTCAGAGAAATAAATGCGATAGATCCAGACTTCTTCATCCAAAATCCTAATCTTCTTTTCCAGCTAAAGCAG TTTGAGTTTCTTTCTCTAGTCAATAGTGGTGATCAAGAAAAGGCTCTTACAGTGGCACGCACTCATTTAGCCCCTTTAGCTTCAAAAAATGAAGATCTGTTGAAGCCTTTGAAAGAGACATTGGCATGCCTGCTTAAACCATGTGAAGATGTTCTTACAAAAGCAGTACCATTATCCATCCTTGCAACCTCATTGCAG GTGGCAATGGGTTGGAAGCTTGGTATTCAAGAACCTCAACTTATGAAAATAGTGAGAGCGACACTTCATACACATAGTGAATGGTTTAAGCTTCAGATGTGCAAAGACAGATTTGAGCAATTCCTGAAGATAGATCAACTAAAAGAAATTGAGCACCGATTTCTCAGTCATTCTGCAGCCAAGGCATCCACAGATGATACAAATGGATCTTCTCAAATGTCTatatattctaatagcaaaattCAGGAAGATGGTAGTAGCCCTCAAGTATCACCTGGTGAAAATGTTTGTGATGAAAATGCCATTCTTAAAGTTATG GAATTCCTGGCTTTGCCCCGGGCCGACGCAATTCATCTCCTAATGCAGTACAATGGGAATGCCGATACCGTTATTCAACATATTTTTTCCTAG
- the LOC121971895 gene encoding serine--tRNA ligase, chloroplastic/mitochondrial-like, which yields MLLITSVCSGGMAFHGLSFVHSICRPPSLLTSIKALTVAFPTINPRHRLLRRSPFDSAIRALASAAVSTASPVSQEGKVSAKAQWKAAIDFKWIRDNKDVIAANIMNRNSNANLNVVLDLYEKFLNLQKEVERLRAERNIVAEKMRGKIEASVRQALVQEGKNLKEKLASLEEDLVHLTDQLQQEAQCIPNITHPNVPIGGEESSVIRKMVGSPREFTFNIKDHLELGKELDLFDFDAAAEVSGSKFYYLKNEAVLLEMALINWAIAEVSKQGFKPLITPEIVRSSVVEKCGFQPRGQNTQVYSIENSDHCLIGTAEIPVGGIHMDSILLEADLPLKYVAYSHCFRTEAGAAGTASRGLYRVHQFSKVEMFIFCRPEDSNLYHEELIAIEEELFSSLGLHFKTLDMATGDLGAPAYRKFDVEAWMPGLGRFGEISSASNCTDYQSRRLGIRFRPSDASTILKKGKSGNQTPTQFVHTLNATACAIPRMIVCLLENFQEEDGSVVIPEPLRPYMGGLSVISPKAKRI from the exons ATGTTGCTGATAACGAGCGTCTGTTCTGGAGGGATGGCCTTCCACGGTCTTTCTTTTGTTCACTCCATCTGCCGCCCTCCGTCTCTGCTCACTTCTATCAAAGCCCTAACCGTAGCTTTTCCCACCATTAATCCCCGGCATCGTCTCCTTCGCCGGTCACCTTTTGATTCCGCTATCAGGGCACTCGCCTCCGCCGCTGTCTCGACGGCATCCCCGGTGTCGCAAGAAGGAAAAG TTTCTGCGAAGGCGCAATGGAAGGCCGCCATTGACTTCAAGTGGATTAGGGACAATAAGGATGTTATTGCTGCCAACATAATGAATAGAAATTCTAATGCAAATTTGAATGTCGTTCTTGACCTGTACGAGAAGTTCCTCAATCTTCAAAAG GAGGTTGAACGTCTTCGAGCTGAAAGAAATATTGTTGCTGAGAAAATGAGAGGAAAGATAGAAGCATCTGTGCGTCAAGCCCTTGTACAAGAAG GcaaaaatttgaaagaaaaaCTTGCTTCCCTTGAAGAAGATCTAGTGCACCTAACAGATCAACTTCAACAAGAAGCACAATGTATACCGAATATAACCCATCCAAATGTTCCTATTGGGGGAGAGGAAAGTTCTGTAATAAGAAAGATG GTAGGAAGTCCAAGGGAGTTTACCTTTAACATCAAAGATCATCTTGAGCTAGGAAAGGAACTTGATCTGTTTGATTTTGATGCAGCTGCTGAG GTCAGTGGTTCGAAGTTCTACTATCTAAAGAATGAAGCAGTCTTGTTGGAAATGGCTCTCATTAATTGGGCAATTGCAGAAGTCTCAAAACAAGGGTTCAAGCCTCTTATTACTCCAGAGATTGTAAGATCATCTGTTGTCGAGAAGTGTGGATTTCAACCACGTGGGCAGAATACACAG GTATATTCTATTGAAAACAGTGACCATTGTCTCATTGGAACAGCAGAAATTCCTGTTGGAGGCATTCATATGGATTCAATTCTTCTTGAAGCAGATTTGCCCTTGAAGTATGTGGCCTACTCGCACTGTTTCCGCACTGAAGCTGGTGCTGCAGGCACAGCTTCAAG AGGCCTTTACAGAGTTCACCAGTTCAGTAAAGTTGAGATGTTTATATTCTGTCGTCCAGAGGATAGTAACCTATACCATGAAGAACTCATCGCCATCGAGGAAGAACTTTTCAGCTCTCTTGGACTTCATTTCAA GACCCTGGATATGGCAACTGGTGACCTCGGTGCACCTGCATATCGCAAGTTTGATGTGGAAGCATGGATGCCAGGATTAGGTCGGTTTGGTGAG ATATCGAGCGCATCAAACTGCACAGATTACCAAAGTCGGAGGCTGGGCATCCGCTTCCGTCCATCTGATGCATCGACAATTTTGAAGAAAGGCAAGAGCGGCAACCAGACACCAACACAATTTGTGCACACCCTGAATGCAACGGCTTGTGCCATTCCTCGCATGATTGTGTGTCTGCTGGAAAACTTTCAGGAGGAGGATGGGTCTGTGGTGATTCCGGAACCACTAAGACCATACATGGGAGGACTGAGTGTCATCTCTCCGAAAGCAAAAAGAATATGA
- the LOC121971897 gene encoding uncharacterized protein LOC121971897 isoform X2 → MDSVPVNWDALDSLVIDFAKSERLLFPDDPASPPLSPCSSSASSSYRSRRLIRQIRRCIEAGEVDAAVDLLRLHVPALLDDRRILFWLQKQKFIELLRSGTARDRDSAIQCLRVDLAPRALDAYPEAYEEFKHLLLALIFDKDDQSSPVAYEWSERRRSDLAGLLSSILRAHLHAYDPIFSLTLRYLIGIHKVFCCRQGVSSPILDLTERLLLEDRDPHVTPQDTVYEAPPFDEVDIQAIAHAVELTRQGAIDSLRMAKGDLFHAFQNELCRMKLDLSILDKLVHEYCIYRGIVDGVSHSPPDQENNSSRDCSSSNIECTSSKFSDGETSVDNADAEGVPESHADSTSICEIRFAFEVVDNNENCSTSDVTHQDTSCRRSWSSRNYATGQKRRKKWRGRVEEQEYSPSSSSLPGIPTQEISHGPIGYLEDTVQDDRVPKHLSESMKNVENKYDIILEMRELTYKGMTAKVVREINAIDPDFFIQNPNLLFQLKQFEFLSLVNSGDQEKALTVARTHLAPLASKNEDLLKPLKETLACLLKPCEDVLTKAVPLSILATSLQVAMGWKLGIQEPQLMKIVRATLHTHSEWFKLQMCKDRFEQFLKIDQLKEIEHRFLSHSAAKASTDDTNGSSQMSIYSNSKIQEDGSSPQVSPGENVCDENAILKVMEFLALPRADAIHLLMQYNGNADTVIQHIFS, encoded by the exons ATGGATTCCGTGCCGGTGAATTGGGACGCGCTCGACTCCCTCGTCATCGATTTCGCCAAATCCGAGCGCCTCCTCTTCCCCGATGACCCCGCCTCGCCGCCCCTCTCCCCTTGCTCATCCTCCGCTTCCTCGTCCTACCGCTCCCGTCGCCTAATCCGCCAGATCCGCCGTTGCATCGAGGCTGGCGAAGTCGACGCTGCCGTCGACCTGCTTCGCCTCCACGTCCCCGCGCTCCTTGACGATCGCCGGATCCTTTTCTGGTTGCAGAAACAG aaatttatagaGCTTTTGAGGAGTGGGACGGCGAGAGACCGTGATTCGGCTATCCAGTGTCTTCGCGTTGATCTCGCTCCTCGTGCCCTCGATGCGTACCCT GAAGCttatgaggagttcaaacatttgctTTTGGCATTAATATTTGACAAGGATGACCAAAGTTCTCCTGTGGCCTATGAG TGGTCTGAAAGAAGGCGATCGGATCTTGCTGGCCTCCTGTCTTCCATATTAAGAGCTCATTTGCACGCCTATGATCCAATTTTTTCTTTGACGTTAAGATACCTAATAGG GATCCATAAAGTGTTTTGCTGCCGTCAAGGTGTTTCATCTCCTATATTGGATCTAACGGAAAGATTATTGCTTGAGGACAGGGATCCTCATGTGACACCACAGGATACTGTGTATGAGGCACCTCCTTTTGATGAA GTTGATATTCAAGCCATAGCACATGCTGTGGAGTTGACAAGACAAGGAGCCATTGATAGCTTAAGAATGGCAAAAGGAGATCTGTTTCATGCATTTCAG AATGAACTATGCCGAATGAAActggatctttcaattcttgacAAGCTTGTTCATGAGTATTGTATTTATAGGGGCATTGTTGATGGTGTGTCTCATTCTCCACCAG ATCAAGAAAACAACTCATCAAGAGATTGCTCTTCGTCAAACATAGAATGCACTAGCAGTAAATTCTCTGATGGTGAAACTTCTGTGGATAATGCTGATGCTGAAGGTGTTCCAGAATCTCATGCTGATTCAACAAGCAtctgtgaaataagatttgcattTGAAGTGGTTGACAATAATGAAAATTGCAGCACCAGTGATGTTACTCATCAAGATACTTCTTGTAGAAGATCTTGGAGTAGCAGAAACTATGCGACAGGACAAAAGAGACGGAAAAAATGGAGAGGACGTGTCGAAGAACAAGAGTATTCCCCATCATCCTCTTCTCTGCCTGGGATTCCTACTCAAGAAATTTCTCATGGGCCAATTGGTTATTTGGAGGATACCGTCCAAGACGATCGA GTACCAAAACATTTATCTGAAAGCATGAAAAATGTAGAGaataaatatgatataattttagagATGAGGGAGCTGACTTACAAGGGGATGACTGCAAAAGTTGTCAGAGAAATAAATGCGATAGATCCAGACTTCTTCATCCAAAATCCTAATCTTCTTTTCCAGCTAAAGCAG TTTGAGTTTCTTTCTCTAGTCAATAGTGGTGATCAAGAAAAGGCTCTTACAGTGGCACGCACTCATTTAGCCCCTTTAGCTTCAAAAAATGAAGATCTGTTGAAGCCTTTGAAAGAGACATTGGCATGCCTGCTTAAACCATGTGAAGATGTTCTTACAAAAGCAGTACCATTATCCATCCTTGCAACCTCATTGCAG GTGGCAATGGGTTGGAAGCTTGGTATTCAAGAACCTCAACTTATGAAAATAGTGAGAGCGACACTTCATACACATAGTGAATGGTTTAAGCTTCAGATGTGCAAAGACAGATTTGAGCAATTCCTGAAGATAGATCAACTAAAAGAAATTGAGCACCGATTTCTCAGTCATTCTGCAGCCAAGGCATCCACAGATGATACAAATGGATCTTCTCAAATGTCTatatattctaatagcaaaattCAGGAAGATGGTAGTAGCCCTCAAGTATCACCTGGTGAAAATGTTTGTGATGAAAATGCCATTCTTAAAGTTATG GAATTCCTGGCTTTGCCCCGGGCCGACGCAATTCATCTCCTAATGCAGTACAATGGGAATGCCGATACCGTTATTCAACATATTTTTTCCTAG